The window AAGAACATTATGACATTATGAATTGTTCCACCACTCTTTCATTCCAAGAGACACGTGGGGCAATAACGTTATCAGAAATTTCATTTGTTTTATCAAATTAATTGTGTGTTAGTATAAATGCAAGTTCTGATTCTGAAACTAAAGAAAACCTGTTCTTCTCCAGTCCGATGAGGAAAGCAGCTTCAGCAAGTGCAGCTAAAAGACTGCCTTGACCAGCATCTTTACCAGTCACTGCATACTCACTCACAAAAGCCTGAAATATAGTAAAACTAGGACCATTAAATTAAACACACCGGATTGCTATTTTGCTCTTTCCCAAAAAAGAGAACTATACAAAATCGTACCTTGGGACCATTGCGGGATGTTCTATCAAATTGATGTGCCATGTTGAACAAGTTGTTGGCAGATGTATAAATCTATTTGCATATCCAAGGAAAAAGTCTGGTTATTTGTTGCCTCACCAATAATAAAATGTGATATAGGAAACACTGAAGTGCTTGTGAGAAACTACAAGGCCAAAGTCAGATGCTTACATGAAAGTCATAGTAATCAGCTGGGTGATCCAAAGGACGAGAAGAACCATCACAGTTTGAGATTATTTTGATGTCAGGATACACAAGTTTTATTGCATCATAGAACTTGAGGTAATTTCCTGTCAAAAGATATATCAATCTGAGCTCTTAAACAGCACCTTTGCAACATTTGCAGACATTTTAAATACTTCTTGATGGGAAACTACTTTTGTTTATCATGTATGAACGTGGGACTTGAGATATAATCAAGAAAAGTATTTCACTAGACATGAAATAATAACTTCAGAGCATTGTACCAATAAATTACAAATGTAGTCCGTAACTTAAAATTATTGACTTCTATAACCGTTTTCTCAAAGGCCTTAATTCAACAGTCATGAGAAATGATGCATGGAAAAAATGTAATATCCTTGAAAATTAAACAGAAACAAACTAGATTGAACTTGAAATATATACTCAGGCATTTTATTTATGCTCTGACTTCATTCTTTGATCTTTTGTGAGAAAAGGTAACAGATTAATGCATGTATGTGTGGATATACGCTCATATTGATGTAACTAATTTACACACAAGCAGATAAAACCATGGACTTAACAAATATAATGCCAACCTCGATAATTTTTCTTTCCACAATCCTCATTTCCGACAGCAACATATTTCAAATCAAAAGGCTCTGGGTGTCCCATTGCAGCTCGTACGGAGCCCCATGTAGAGCTAGAGTCACCTCTTGCAAATTCAATACCATCAAGGGCTTCCTGCAAAATACAGGAACAAGTTACAGATTTTCACCAAGAGAATGCAAAACTAATCTGATCCTACTTTTGGTGTGCATTGTAGAAGAAACATAGCTATTCCATAAAATATTGATTCTGACCAACTAGAGGTATGCTACTACAAAAAGGAAAATGTATTGCTCCCGAAAAACTAGCATAAAATGTTTATCATCCAGGCCATTAAAAAAAAGCAGATATATCCATTCATTTGTAGCCTATCATTTGCATAATTACCTCTAGAGCAATCAAACCTATTATATTCTACACCTATCCTATATTGAACAATGGCAGCATTTTCTGGCATTAACACAGGCCCTCCTTTGGTCAAAGAGGCACAATACCTATCAATCCAATGAATCTTGCTGGATTAGTAGTGAATTATGGAACTCTTATATAATTTTCAATCcacaaaaattgaaattgaaaagtAACAGAAGGTGATAGAtgtattttgattttatattcAGAAAATTCGTCAAGGGAACAAAGATAATAGCCAGATATGCTTCAATTGTAATACGGCACCTCAAATTAGAAAATAGATTTTTAGCCTGGTATCACACGCAGAAAATAATGAACTTGCAGATGTACAGAAGTGCAATCAGATAGTAGTGCAACTAGTGAACTTACTTGTACAAAAGGTAAAATGCTGGATGTATCAACTTGATCATTATGACTGATTCCTGTCAAATTGATAAAGCAGATAAgctaaaaaaagtaaataaacccGACTACATACTGGCTGGAAATATTCAAAATCAAAGCATTCGTAAATTACCATTATTGAAAACCCATACTGGCTGAGCACCAATATCTTCAGCTAGCTGCAGAACAATTAacaattttataatatttaatcTATGCGCTGTGCGAGTTTTTTATCTTAAAGAAGTTCATGCCATCCTAAGTGACCAGAAAAATTAAGATACCTACTTGAAGAAACTCATAATGACCAAGTCCATCATCAGTCCAATACATCCAAACATCACCAAAGTGCCCGGGTCTCTCCTCCCAGGGTCCAACTGTTTCCTTCCAGCGAAATGCATTTCTTAACCATTCACCCTCGACAAAACAGCCCCCTGATAAAATGTATAAAGAAGCTATTGCATTATAAAGTTTCAAACCTCTCAAGCGAGCACAAAAGCATGCTGTCTAAGAACCAGTAACTAGATAAATATAGTTACATATAAATgatgaaaaagaaagagatCGAATTATGTTAACTAAGATTTGTACTAGATATGACATATCTAGATAGAGCCACAAACTGTCCCATCCAAATGATACAGACAGAGAAAAGTAGTCAACTTGACTTTGAAATAGTGTATAGAACATCATATCTAAAACCCAACTACAAAGATTCATATATTTATTTGAACATACAAATCTATCACATGCCATCCAAAAGCAAACATATTCATATCTTGTGTACCTGGAAATCTGAAAAACCGAGGTTTTATGTCCGCTAGCATTTGAACAAGCTCATGTCGGAATCCATGTCCCTATGAAACAAAATTTGCAAAAATTTTTATGTAAAGATGAACAACATTCTCTTCCAATGCATGAAACAGTATATTTATTGGCAATCTAAATTCATATAAACCCTTAAATTTGGGGTTGAACTTTCTACCTTAACTTCCTATTTGTGAAATTAAAGTTACAGATGTTCACAATATAATACATCTATTCTTGCAGAGTGTGGACTGATTTGAACTCCGAAAGGCATGTATGGCACCTTTTCTTATATGTTTTTACAAAACCCAAAAAGATTTAAGTCAATGTTGTTACTGAAATTGAAAAATTGCAACGAAAATTGAGTCCTTGATAACCTAACCTAAACCTACCTATCAGATGCCACAATACAGACTCATATGTTTCCTCTATACATACAATGCTCTTCTTCTATCCTTTTTTTTCTCCAAGAGGCCACCAATCAACCAAAACAAAGGCGGAGAATTCTATTTTTAAAGTAATCTTAGAGTCACAGTGTTAGGGACAGTCAAGGTTCCATTATGTTGTCAATGACAGATTCACCCTGTAAGTTCTGTCAAATTATCCAGGTCCATCACAAATATCCTTTAACTTCTATTTTATATCTTTTAGAAAGATCACTACATTCTTTATAATGATCTTTTATAAGCTTGTTGTTTCCTGGTCAGGGATAAGTTACGAACCACTTTGGATCAATACTGATCTTTTATAAGCTGAAAATGACCTTTTCATCTCAAGAAAAATACTATTCTATGAATTTGTATATTAGTTATACTGCTTTACTTAATCAGACTAATCCTCAAATTAAGGGAACATTCACCTTTTTGACAGCATCAATCAGAATCAGTTAAGCTGATCAACATCAGTATTCCTAAAATACTTGGGCTTTGATAGTTTTGTCTATTGAAAGGAAAAAATTTACTCACAAGGATAAATAGAAGACATAACATAACATCAAGATGACAAGattgagaaagagaaaaacagaacaaCATATAGGTCATGCGATTAAGGGACCTTATTTCCTAATAACTTATAGAAGATAGAGTACCTTATATGTGTCTAAGGGTATAGCTGATACTTGATCAAACCATATTACACCTTTTTGGGATGTAGTCAATTGCAGTcttgaatttttatttgtttctttTGCTTCCAATAAAATCTCCTCCTTTGTCCAGTTCTGAACATCAGAAGCTCTGCGAGGAGAACATGCAAAAAAACACAACAGTTCTGTAAGCAAGTGATGCAAGAACACATATGCATTGCTCGTTATATTCAAATGGTGCTCACATAACGTTGGCAGTAGCCAATGTCTGCAAACCATCTGAGCTTGTCAGCGACACAGCTACATTGATTGATCCCGATGAACGAACATAAAGTACCACTTTATAGGTCTTCCCCTTTTCAATGTTctagaaagagaaaaaaaaaatcaacattaaataaaaaaacccgGCTGTGCACCCAATACTGTAAAAgaaaattatgcaattttagAATAATTTAGCATTGAAGAATATCACATTTTACGATTTAAACTCTTCAATCTGTTATGCAATGGCATCAAAGCTTGTAGCGACTTCCAGTTCATACACATGTTCAAAAGAAAAGTGGCGGACATAAAGTGATGAAATGCTTTAACTACTTCTCACCATGCCCCAAAACCCAGGATTGTATACACCAACTCCACCGGCTGGACAAATATTGGTGCCCTTCTTATCGCAGAGCACCTCCATTCGTAGTGCAACCTTATTTCGCTCAAAGCAAGAAGAACGGTCAGTAGATACAAGTAGAGATGAACCATTGCCAATTATAGACCAAGGATCAATATTTGAGGGAACATTGGGGCCTCCAGCTTCAAAACCTAtaaggaaaaaggaaaaaaaaaaagatacatAACAATGTTCTTATATTAAGTACTCTGCAAACTTACAGTATAAATGGCTCTCTCAAAAGCACATAACATTTGATATGAGAACTATTTAGCattgaataaataaaattttcagCAATAAATGATATCCAGCTTCATAGCATAATCACTCCCTCAAAAACAGAGAAAATACTTGATTTGGAACTGAAAGCTATTTTAGTAAAACAGAAGATTTATCTCAAAATATATAAGAACTCTAGCAGCAAATGATATCTAACCTTACAGTATAATGACTCCTCAAAAACATGGAAAATGTAGTACTGATAGCATTAGTGAATAACCAATTCCTATTCTTTTGAAAAAATTACTATGAATGAATGGTGAATGTACAATATACCATGTCAGTGCAAAGAACTTCAACACATTTAATACACAGAAAGTTCTCATCCATGAATTTTCTTTTAGAATATAGAAGAATTCTTTtaatgtaatagaattaggTAAGAATTACACAGCATAGAATAAAATATCCTTCTCTTAGCTcatacaaaaaacaaaaacatattTAAACTCAAGTGAGTATTAAAAACTGAAATCAAGTTGATCCAAAGAAAAAATGCAGAAATGAAAAACTCGCACCATTATCTACACAGAAACATTTGACCATTAAGCATATCATGGTTGAGATCCCAGAACATGAATCCCATCATATCTTTCTCTAGTTATCATGATTAATTCAAAGGCTTGATACGAATATGAAGTTACTGAACGGATATGCATCAAATAGTAGTATTCTCGGAAATTAATAGATGCAGAATTTACCTCGGTTGTTCACAAGCTCTCCCCATATTCCACCAGCTCCAGCATGGTTTATCTCCTGCAGAAATACATTTACAAAATGTACGTTGACCACACTCAGTATACTATCAAGCGGATAAAACTACAATAAGCTTAACTCGAAATAATCAATTGTTACAAACtatgaattgaaatgcaatGATTAAATTGATACTAGTTAGAAGCAAAAGCACCAAATACGTTATAAAATACACGATCAATCTAAATTGAAGGACAGTGTCTCGGGAATTGCAACAACGAAACAAACAAAACTAACTAACCTCAAAGAAAATTCCAAAAAGCGTTTCAGGTATAGTTCGAGTCACAGAAGCATCAACAAACAATCGTGCGGTAAGATTGGCCTCAAGTTCACCAGCAGAGCATCGATATTTCAAAGAAAGGCTAATAAAGAAGAACAAGTACAGAAAAAACCGAACACAAGAATCCATTTCTCCACTCACCGCATCCAATAATATCTCGATCACCGCTCAATTCAGGCCACTTGCACCTGAATCGAatccaaaaactatatttatacAATTATACATCCAATACACTAAAATTGAAGCTAGATTATGTCGAAACCAAGCAGAGTGATGAATACTGCGTTGAATGAAGTAAGCAGAGGAGAGAAAGAATACCTGAAGAAGAACTTGGAAGAGAAGAAGCGAGAGAGCAGTGAAGGAGATGAAGGTGTTGGTTTGACTGAGGAGTAGATATATAAGTAGGCGCCTGAGTGGAGTGGAGATAGCGAAAATGTCACAACAGACGGCGCGGATACTTAGCAATTATTTGTTTTCTACTTTATCCCTTTTTGTAGACTTTGCTTCCACGTCAACTCTCGGCAATGCTCATATCCATATCTGGCTGTGGATTACAAGGAAAcactttaaatttatttttggtttattattacaactattattattattaataatttggatATAAGGTTTAAATTTTGTCATATCATAGGTACGAAatgataaaaaga is drawn from Euphorbia lathyris chromosome 9, ddEupLath1.1, whole genome shotgun sequence and contains these coding sequences:
- the LOC136205798 gene encoding alpha-L-arabinofuranosidase 1-like, translated to MDSCVRFFLYLFFFISLSLKYRCSAGELEANLTARLFVDASVTRTIPETLFGIFFEEINHAGAGGIWGELVNNRGFEAGGPNVPSNIDPWSIIGNGSSLLVSTDRSSCFERNKVALRMEVLCDKKGTNICPAGGVGVYNPGFWGMNIEKGKTYKVVLYVRSSGSINVAVSLTSSDGLQTLATANVIASDVQNWTKEEILLEAKETNKNSRLQLTTSQKGVIWFDQVSAIPLDTYKGHGFRHELVQMLADIKPRFFRFPGGCFVEGEWLRNAFRWKETVGPWEERPGHFGDVWMYWTDDGLGHYEFLQLAEDIGAQPVWVFNNGISHNDQVDTSSILPFVQEALDGIEFARGDSSSTWGSVRAAMGHPEPFDLKYVAVGNEDCGKKNYRGNYLKFYDAIKLVYPDIKIISNCDGSSRPLDHPADYYDFHIYTSANNLFNMAHQFDRTSRNGPKAFVSEYAVTGKDAGQGSLLAALAEAAFLIGLEKNSDVVEMASYAPLFVHTNDRRWNPDAIVFNASHVYGTPSYWVQRFFADSSGATLLNATLQTNSSASLIASAIIWQNSANGEKYLKIKIVNFGSSQVNLKVSVNGLGLSSIQASGSQKTVLTSANLMDENSFNEPKKISPAQTLVDSAGKEMEVVVSPYSLTSLDLLTESSKIRITQTPSDSFSRSSI